Proteins encoded together in one Citromicrobium bathyomarinum window:
- a CDS encoding phosphoenolpyruvate carboxykinase, giving the protein MPAALSHTLADQGITTSATIHANLDSAQLTEHALTNGEGRKAKHGPLVVETGKHTGRSAKDKFIVRDGETESTVWWDNNASMTPDHFAALKEDFFAALGDKDALYVADLFGGSQPEYRVNVRVINELAWHNQFIRTLLVRPTAEELAGFVPEYTIIDLPSFKADPERHGCRSETVIAVNLSEKLILIGGTKYAGEMKKSVFGVLNYLLPPKGVMPMHCSANIGPDGKTAVFFGLSGTGKTTLSADASRTLIGDDEHGWSDDAVFNFEGGCYAKMIRLNPEAEPEIFATTQMEGTVLENVVMDENGEIDLDDNSLAENTRGAYPLSSIPNTSEKNLGPVPSNVIMLTADAFGVLPPIARLTPDQAMYHFLSGYTAKVAGTEIGVTEPEATFSTCFGAPFMPRHPSVYGNLLKERIAKGEVQCWLLNTGWTGGKYGVGSRMPIKATRALLNAALEGKLDNVEYRKDANFGFDVPVSVPALAENGIDQTILDPRSTWADKDEYDATAEKLVQLFVNNFQPFAAHVDQGVRDAAPQPTRQVA; this is encoded by the coding sequence GTGCCCGCAGCTTTGTCCCACACCCTTGCCGACCAGGGTATCACGACCAGTGCCACCATCCACGCCAACCTCGATTCCGCGCAGCTGACCGAGCATGCGCTGACCAATGGCGAGGGACGCAAGGCCAAGCACGGGCCGCTGGTGGTCGAGACCGGCAAGCACACCGGACGCAGCGCGAAGGACAAGTTCATCGTCCGCGACGGTGAGACCGAGAGTACCGTGTGGTGGGACAACAACGCGTCGATGACGCCCGATCACTTCGCCGCGCTGAAGGAAGATTTCTTCGCCGCGCTGGGCGACAAGGACGCGCTGTATGTCGCTGACCTGTTCGGCGGTTCGCAGCCCGAGTATCGGGTGAACGTGCGCGTGATCAACGAACTCGCCTGGCACAACCAGTTCATCCGCACCCTGCTGGTCCGCCCGACCGCCGAGGAACTGGCCGGCTTCGTTCCCGAATACACGATCATCGACCTGCCCAGCTTCAAGGCTGATCCCGAACGCCACGGCTGCCGCAGCGAAACCGTGATCGCGGTCAATCTTTCGGAAAAGCTGATCCTGATTGGCGGCACCAAATATGCGGGCGAGATGAAGAAGAGCGTGTTCGGCGTGCTCAACTACCTGCTCCCGCCCAAGGGCGTGATGCCGATGCACTGTTCGGCCAATATCGGCCCCGACGGCAAGACCGCGGTCTTCTTCGGCCTGTCGGGCACCGGCAAGACCACGCTGTCCGCCGATGCCAGCCGCACGCTGATCGGCGATGACGAGCATGGCTGGTCGGACGATGCGGTCTTCAACTTCGAAGGCGGCTGCTACGCCAAGATGATCCGCCTCAACCCCGAAGCGGAGCCCGAGATTTTCGCCACCACGCAGATGGAGGGCACCGTCCTCGAAAACGTGGTGATGGACGAGAACGGCGAGATCGACCTCGACGACAACTCGCTCGCCGAGAACACGCGCGGCGCTTATCCGCTCAGCTCGATCCCCAATACCAGCGAGAAGAACCTCGGCCCGGTGCCGAGCAACGTGATCATGCTGACCGCCGATGCCTTCGGCGTGCTGCCTCCGATCGCGCGGCTGACGCCCGATCAGGCGATGTACCACTTCCTGTCGGGCTACACCGCCAAGGTAGCGGGCACAGAAATCGGCGTCACCGAGCCTGAAGCGACCTTCTCCACCTGCTTCGGCGCGCCCTTCATGCCGCGCCACCCGAGCGTGTACGGCAACCTGCTCAAGGAACGGATCGCCAAGGGCGAGGTCCAGTGCTGGCTGCTCAACACCGGCTGGACCGGCGGCAAGTACGGCGTCGGTTCGCGGATGCCGATCAAGGCGACCCGCGCGCTGCTCAATGCCGCGCTCGAGGGCAAGCTCGACAATGTCGAATATCGCAAGGATGCCAATTTCGGCTTCGACGTGCCGGTGAGCGTGCCTGCGCTGGCCGAAAACGGCATCGACCAGACGATCCTCGACCCGCGTTCCACCTGGGCCGACAAAGACGAATACGACGCGACCGCAGAAAAGCTGGTCCAGCTGTTCGTCAACAATTTTCAGCCCTTCGCCGCGCATGTGGACCAGGGTGTGCGCGACGCTGCGCCGCAGCCCACCCGCCAGGTCGCCTGA
- a CDS encoding glutaminyl-peptide cyclotransferase, translating into MKRISALVLPLAAAFLAPLPVHARQAGEAQAEPAPAPSATIYDAQIVARYPHDPAAFTQGLLWHDGQLYESTGLEGQSQIRRVDLATGEVLAAQAIPADQFGEGMALWGDELVSLTWMDRVIHRWSLDTLEPVRSDPFPFEGWGLTAMDGMLVASDGSATLRFLDPETYAVEREVEVTLDGRPIARLNELEAADGLIWANQWYSQVIVGIDPADGTIRRIVDLSPLVAEIDAAQNGAVRNGAVLNGIAHDPASDRWFVTGKLWPTMFEVRLVPREAEPDASATGG; encoded by the coding sequence ATGAAACGCATTTCCGCTCTCGTGCTTCCGCTGGCGGCGGCCTTCCTCGCGCCGCTGCCCGTGCATGCACGGCAGGCGGGGGAGGCCCAGGCCGAACCCGCGCCTGCACCCTCTGCAACGATCTACGATGCTCAGATCGTCGCGCGCTATCCGCACGATCCGGCCGCCTTTACCCAGGGCCTGCTGTGGCACGACGGGCAGCTTTACGAGAGCACCGGGCTGGAAGGACAATCACAGATCCGCAGGGTGGATCTGGCGACGGGCGAGGTGCTCGCCGCGCAGGCGATCCCGGCGGATCAGTTCGGTGAGGGCATGGCTCTCTGGGGTGACGAGCTGGTCAGCCTCACCTGGATGGACCGGGTGATCCACCGCTGGTCGCTCGACACGCTGGAGCCGGTGCGCAGTGACCCGTTCCCGTTCGAAGGCTGGGGCCTGACGGCGATGGACGGCATGCTGGTCGCATCCGACGGCAGCGCAACGCTGCGCTTTCTCGACCCCGAAACCTACGCGGTCGAGCGTGAGGTGGAGGTCACGCTGGATGGCAGGCCGATCGCCCGCTTGAACGAGCTTGAGGCGGCCGACGGGCTGATCTGGGCCAACCAGTGGTACAGCCAGGTGATCGTCGGGATCGACCCGGCGGATGGCACGATCCGCCGGATCGTCGACCTGAGCCCGCTGGTGGCCGAGATCGATGCCGCGCAGAACGGCGCGGTCCGGAACGGCGCGGTGCTCAACGGGATTGCGCATGATCCGGCCAGCGATCGCTGGTTCGTCACCGGCAAGCTGTGGCCGACCATGTTCGAGGTGCGGCTGGTCCCGCGCGAGGCGGAGCCGGACGCCAGCGCCACGGGCGGCTAG
- a CDS encoding FAD-dependent oxidoreductase, with amino-acid sequence METFGDDLETMRRVPLADEHVAAICEIGRECSYAAGEMVAELGSPMDRFVYVIEGEIEVVDPFSGERMVPSTLGPTQFMGEIAFLNGGTNMLGMRAAKPTRTIEAPRDAMLELMARVPELSDHIITVFSARRRRQFEQSNSGIKLIGADRDPRIQQCERFLSRNRIPFQSYDLDSSDAEASRLCSLVDHEPAVILGKDRPLDDPSPRALAQALNLDLAIGEDETVDLLIVGAGPSGVAAAVYAGAEGMSALVVEDTAIGGQAGTSSRIENYMGFPTGISGSDLIYRGQIQALKFGTRFAMPRRVEALEEMPDGTFCATLDHGERLCARTVLVATGVQYRRLPIERLEELEGAGVFYAATEMEARFCRNTEVVVVGGGNSAGQAAMYLSRTAKCVHVVVRGTSLAASMSDYLSRRLEADPRVQLHYETTVSQLHGEDHLDAITLDTPDGQRRIESRALFIMIGAAPNTEWLAEHIDLDERGFVLTGEKVGRDSPYETSKPGIFAVGDVRAGSVKRVASGVGEGSVVVSRIWSHVDQLRRAEAIGAAA; translated from the coding sequence ATGGAAACTTTCGGAGACGATCTCGAAACCATGCGCCGGGTTCCGCTGGCGGATGAGCATGTCGCGGCGATCTGCGAGATCGGGCGCGAATGCAGCTATGCGGCGGGCGAAATGGTGGCCGAGCTTGGCTCGCCGATGGACCGCTTCGTCTATGTGATCGAGGGCGAGATCGAAGTCGTCGATCCGTTCAGCGGCGAACGCATGGTGCCCTCCACGCTCGGCCCGACGCAGTTCATGGGCGAGATCGCCTTCCTCAACGGCGGCACCAACATGCTGGGGATGCGCGCCGCGAAGCCGACGCGCACGATCGAGGCTCCGCGCGATGCCATGCTGGAGCTGATGGCGCGGGTGCCCGAACTCTCCGACCATATCATCACCGTGTTCTCCGCCCGCAGGAGACGGCAATTCGAGCAGAGCAACAGCGGGATCAAGTTGATCGGCGCGGACCGCGATCCGCGCATCCAGCAATGCGAACGCTTCCTCAGCCGCAACCGCATCCCCTTCCAAAGCTACGACCTCGACAGCAGTGACGCCGAAGCCAGCCGGTTGTGCAGCCTCGTCGATCACGAGCCGGCAGTGATCCTGGGCAAGGATCGCCCGCTCGACGACCCGAGCCCGCGCGCCCTAGCGCAGGCGCTCAACCTCGATCTGGCGATTGGAGAGGATGAAACGGTTGACCTGCTGATCGTGGGCGCTGGCCCGTCCGGCGTAGCGGCAGCAGTCTATGCCGGCGCGGAGGGGATGAGCGCGCTGGTGGTGGAGGATACCGCCATCGGCGGGCAGGCCGGGACCAGCAGCCGGATCGAGAATTACATGGGCTTCCCCACCGGGATCAGCGGATCAGACCTTATCTATCGCGGGCAGATTCAGGCGCTGAAATTCGGCACCCGCTTCGCCATGCCGCGCCGGGTCGAGGCGCTGGAGGAGATGCCCGACGGCACCTTCTGCGCCACGCTCGACCATGGCGAGCGGCTCTGCGCCCGCACGGTGCTGGTCGCGACCGGCGTGCAATATCGCCGCCTCCCCATTGAGCGACTGGAAGAGCTGGAAGGCGCTGGCGTGTTCTACGCCGCGACCGAGATGGAAGCGCGCTTCTGCCGCAATACCGAAGTCGTGGTCGTCGGCGGAGGCAATTCCGCCGGGCAGGCTGCCATGTACCTCTCGCGCACAGCCAAGTGCGTTCACGTCGTGGTGCGCGGCACCTCGCTCGCCGCCTCGATGTCGGACTACCTCTCGCGCAGGCTGGAGGCCGATCCCCGGGTGCAGCTGCATTACGAGACCACGGTTTCGCAGCTGCACGGGGAGGATCACCTCGATGCCATCACGCTCGACACCCCCGATGGGCAGCGACGGATCGAATCCCGCGCGCTGTTCATCATGATCGGCGCAGCTCCCAACACCGAATGGCTGGCGGAGCATATCGATCTGGACGAGCGGGGCTTCGTGCTGACGGGGGAGAAGGTCGGCCGCGACTCCCCTTACGAAACCTCCAAGCCGGGCATCTTCGCGGTCGGCGATGTCCGCGCGGGATCGGTAAAGCGCGTGGCCAGCGGAGTCGGTGAAGGGTCGGTCGTGGTCAGCCGCATCTGGTCCCACGTCGACCAGCTGCGCCGTGCGGAGGCGATCGGCGCGGCGGCCTAG
- a CDS encoding DUF885 domain-containing protein has protein sequence MSTFSLTRRQTLAGLTATTALTLGGCAASRTGPSLRSMTLAPDEWLDEVAYGMLRYEPERATSLGVDTGNRSAWRTMLEDQSISGQREYGAYLRWVVGQMEGLDESGLTPDQQTSFEVVRSAFSTAAEGFDLPYGDVAVGSWRNAPYVVIQNVGTYLDMPRFFDSTQPLAEETDAAAYVLRLAYVDDALDGELERLEKARSLGVIPPDFLLDKAIAAMEASIESAPYDYVNPLEKAPEEIRAAAMKSARRITEQSIVPALQRQLAELKAERARAKSNAGMWAQPGGPEWYAWALKASTTTTLSPDEIHEQGLQELEALHARMDPILRDIGYDSGTVGERMQKLSTDPRYKFAEGDPGRKQIMDFIHDRIDWITAQMPRAFNELVEPNVEVRRLPLAEEPGAPGAYGGAGSKDGSIPARMWINLRTTDLHRKYDLADLTYHESIPGHAWEGTFSNRLPLIRSILAFNAFSEGWALYAEQLADELGAYDDFQVGRLGYLQSLAFRACRLVVDTGLHHKRWTREQGRQFFVERNGSKAEEVASEVDRYCSWPGQACGYKIGHSQIVRQRERAKREMGDAYDFKGFNTAVILGGNSPLDVVEKTVTRYISSAG, from the coding sequence ATGAGCACATTCTCCCTCACCCGTCGCCAGACCCTTGCCGGGCTCACCGCCACAACCGCCCTGACGCTGGGTGGCTGCGCCGCCAGCCGCACCGGCCCTTCGCTGCGATCCATGACCCTCGCGCCCGACGAATGGCTCGACGAAGTCGCCTACGGGATGCTGCGATACGAGCCTGAGCGGGCGACCAGTCTCGGCGTAGATACCGGCAATCGTTCCGCGTGGCGCACGATGCTGGAAGACCAGTCGATTTCGGGTCAGCGCGAATACGGCGCCTATCTGCGCTGGGTCGTCGGCCAGATGGAGGGGCTCGACGAGAGCGGCCTCACCCCCGACCAGCAGACCAGTTTCGAAGTCGTGCGCAGCGCCTTTTCGACCGCCGCCGAAGGCTTCGACCTGCCCTACGGCGATGTCGCGGTCGGCAGCTGGCGCAACGCGCCATATGTCGTGATCCAGAATGTCGGGACCTATCTCGACATGCCGCGCTTCTTCGATTCCACACAGCCGCTCGCGGAAGAGACGGACGCAGCGGCTTATGTGTTGCGGCTGGCATATGTGGACGACGCGCTGGACGGTGAGTTGGAGCGGCTGGAAAAGGCGCGCAGTCTCGGCGTGATTCCGCCCGACTTCCTGCTCGACAAGGCGATTGCCGCGATGGAAGCGAGCATCGAGTCGGCGCCGTACGATTACGTCAATCCGCTGGAAAAGGCGCCCGAGGAGATCCGCGCCGCCGCGATGAAGTCCGCCAGGCGGATTACGGAGCAGTCAATCGTCCCCGCGCTCCAGCGCCAGCTCGCCGAGCTAAAGGCCGAGCGCGCGCGGGCGAAGTCCAACGCGGGCATGTGGGCGCAGCCCGGCGGGCCGGAATGGTACGCCTGGGCGCTCAAGGCCAGCACCACGACCACGCTCTCGCCCGACGAAATTCACGAACAGGGGCTGCAGGAACTCGAAGCGCTGCACGCGCGGATGGACCCGATCCTGCGCGACATCGGCTATGACAGCGGTACTGTGGGCGAGCGGATGCAGAAGCTCTCCACTGATCCGCGCTACAAATTTGCCGAGGGCGATCCGGGCCGCAAGCAGATCATGGACTTCATCCATGACCGGATCGACTGGATCACCGCGCAGATGCCGCGCGCCTTCAACGAGTTGGTCGAGCCCAATGTAGAGGTGCGTCGCCTGCCGCTCGCCGAAGAACCCGGCGCACCGGGTGCCTATGGCGGCGCGGGCAGCAAGGACGGGTCGATCCCCGCGCGCATGTGGATCAACCTGCGCACCACCGACCTGCACCGCAAATACGACCTCGCCGACCTTACCTATCACGAGAGTATCCCCGGCCACGCGTGGGAAGGCACCTTCTCCAACCGCCTGCCACTGATCCGCTCCATCTTGGCGTTCAACGCCTTCTCCGAAGGCTGGGCGCTGTATGCCGAACAACTGGCCGACGAGCTGGGCGCCTACGACGACTTCCAGGTCGGCCGCCTCGGCTACCTGCAAAGCCTCGCCTTCCGCGCCTGCCGCCTGGTGGTCGACACCGGGCTGCACCACAAGCGCTGGACCCGCGAACAGGGCCGCCAGTTCTTCGTCGAGCGCAACGGCAGCAAGGCGGAGGAAGTGGCGAGCGAGGTCGATCGCTATTGCAGCTGGCCGGGCCAGGCTTGCGGCTACAAGATCGGCCATTCGCAGATCGTCCGCCAGCGCGAGCGGGCCAAGCGCGAAATGGGCGACGCCTATGATTTCAAAGGCTTCAACACGGCGGTAATCCTCGGCGGCAATTCCCCGCTCGACGTCGTGGAAAAGACCGTCACACGCTATATATCCAGCGCCGGGTAG
- a CDS encoding DUF3597 domain-containing protein, whose translation MGIFGSIKDAIFGNDKTEKQPPATSTAPATTPATDTFNNSGVEFEPTSTVDVAERLDKIEGSDKLNWRTSIVDLLKLLSIDPSYENRKQLAGELGRSDYEGTAEDNIWLHKRVMQEIADHGGNVPPELLK comes from the coding sequence ATGGGTATTTTCGGTTCGATCAAGGATGCGATCTTCGGCAACGACAAGACCGAAAAGCAGCCACCGGCAACCTCCACCGCCCCGGCGACCACGCCGGCAACAGACACGTTCAACAATTCGGGCGTAGAATTCGAGCCGACCAGCACAGTCGACGTGGCAGAGCGACTGGACAAGATCGAAGGCTCCGACAAGCTGAACTGGCGGACCTCGATCGTCGATCTCCTCAAATTGCTCAGCATCGATCCGAGCTACGAGAACCGCAAGCAGCTGGCTGGCGAACTGGGCCGTAGCGACTACGAAGGCACCGCCGAAGACAATATCTGGCTGCACAAGCGGGTGATGCAGGAAATCGCAGACCACGGCGGCAATGTGCCTCCCGAACTGCTCAAGTAG
- a CDS encoding energy transducer TonB yields MAYTYANQTQNRLPAILGVAGVHAGIGALLIYGLATGEFEKIVQPPLEGGQIELPPPPPPPKPVDQPQVETPPSARDVVAPKPPLDVSTNPPRVDSSGIILPPAPPQPLPLPSIAPTLAPPPPPKPTPSFDPVSARPANNARAWVTQSDYRSSWIARDYAGTVGFRLNVGASGRVEGCSVTKSSGVAALDEATCQLVTRRARFDPAKNGEGRAVAGSYNGAVRWQLPD; encoded by the coding sequence ATGGCTTACACCTATGCCAACCAGACGCAGAACCGGCTCCCCGCCATTCTGGGTGTGGCCGGAGTGCATGCCGGTATCGGCGCGCTGCTGATCTACGGCCTCGCGACGGGCGAGTTCGAGAAGATCGTCCAGCCGCCACTCGAAGGTGGCCAGATCGAGCTGCCGCCACCCCCGCCGCCGCCCAAGCCGGTCGATCAGCCGCAGGTCGAAACCCCGCCCTCGGCACGCGATGTGGTCGCCCCCAAGCCGCCGCTGGATGTCTCGACCAATCCGCCGCGCGTCGACTCCAGCGGCATCATCCTGCCGCCTGCGCCGCCGCAGCCTTTGCCGCTGCCCAGCATCGCCCCGACGCTCGCGCCGCCTCCGCCGCCCAAGCCTACGCCCAGCTTCGATCCGGTGTCCGCCCGCCCCGCGAACAATGCGCGCGCCTGGGTGACGCAGAGCGACTATCGCAGCAGCTGGATCGCGCGCGATTACGCGGGCACGGTCGGCTTCAGGCTGAATGTCGGAGCGAGTGGCCGCGTGGAAGGCTGCTCGGTCACGAAGTCCTCCGGCGTCGCCGCGCTGGACGAGGCGACCTGCCAGCTGGTCACCCGGCGCGCGCGGTTCGATCCGGCCAAGAACGGCGAGGGCCGCGCGGTCGCGGGCAGCTATAACGGCGCGGTGCGCTGGCAGCTGCCCGACTGA
- a CDS encoding alpha/beta hydrolase, producing the protein MPTVIFPGPEGRLEGRFSPPPRPRAPVALILHPHPQGGGTMNERITQSLYKTFVDRGFATLRFNFRGVGRSQGSFDNGIGELSDAASALDWIQSIHEEAQVTWVAGVSFGALIGMQLLMRRPEIRGFISVGAPASMYDFSFLAPCPASGIFVHGAADTVVPPPAVTKLVEKLRTQKHITIHHEEIPRANHFFEKEHDEMMGAVNNYLDFRLDPSCPIR; encoded by the coding sequence ATGCCCACCGTCATCTTCCCCGGCCCCGAAGGCCGCCTCGAAGGCCGTTTCTCGCCCCCGCCGCGCCCGCGTGCACCGGTCGCGCTGATCCTCCACCCGCACCCGCAGGGCGGCGGCACGATGAACGAGCGGATCACGCAGAGCCTGTACAAGACCTTCGTCGATCGCGGTTTCGCCACGCTGCGCTTCAACTTCCGCGGCGTGGGCCGCAGCCAGGGCAGCTTCGACAACGGCATCGGCGAACTCTCCGACGCGGCGAGCGCGCTCGATTGGATCCAGTCGATCCATGAAGAAGCACAAGTCACCTGGGTGGCCGGTGTCAGCTTCGGCGCGCTGATCGGCATGCAGTTGCTGATGCGCCGCCCCGAAATCCGCGGCTTCATCTCGGTCGGCGCCCCGGCGAGCATGTACGACTTCAGCTTCCTCGCGCCCTGCCCCGCCAGCGGCATCTTCGTCCACGGCGCGGCCGACACGGTGGTGCCCCCGCCCGCGGTCACCAAGCTGGTCGAGAAGCTGCGGACGCAGAAGCACATCACCATCCACCACGAGGAAATCCCGCGTGCGAACCACTTCTTCGAGAAGGAGCACGACGAGATGATGGGTGCGGTGAACAACTACCTCGATTTCCGGCTCGATCCGTCCTGCCCGATCCGCTGA
- a CDS encoding aminotransferase class V-fold PLP-dependent enzyme: protein MSKPRVYLDHAATSPLRPEAKAAMEEGFAIWANPSSPHAEGRKAKQALEDARARVKAALEWDGEVIFTSGASESALLAFDHAAVINEAVSVVEHDALHCFVESRDVASIPVGEAGAIDLEALAKLIEPSPIVEGKENRSLVAVQHVNSETGTIQNIEAIAEVVRDHGGLLLVDCAQSAGKMPLPDCDMAIVSAHKFGGPIGVGALLVRDFAMLKPSGGHERGYRRGTENLPDILGMAAALEAGDIENWATTVEQQFDFKNELFRQGEVLRMGMHCSHIIAVAHPTMSAQAQLIRLDAKGFAVSAGSACSSGTLKKSRVLDAFGVSDDVAARTIRVSMGWSTTPEELEAFAQAWGSLT, encoded by the coding sequence TTGAGCAAGCCGCGCGTCTATCTCGACCATGCTGCCACCTCACCCCTGCGGCCCGAGGCGAAGGCCGCGATGGAGGAAGGGTTTGCGATCTGGGCCAACCCCTCGTCTCCCCATGCCGAGGGCCGCAAGGCCAAGCAGGCGCTGGAGGATGCACGCGCGCGGGTGAAGGCGGCGCTTGAGTGGGACGGCGAGGTGATCTTTACCTCCGGCGCGAGCGAGAGTGCATTGCTCGCTTTCGATCATGCCGCTGTGATCAATGAAGCCGTAAGCGTGGTCGAGCATGATGCCCTTCATTGCTTTGTCGAAAGCCGTGACGTCGCTTCGATCCCGGTTGGGGAGGCTGGTGCCATCGATCTCGAGGCGCTCGCCAAGCTCATCGAGCCGTCGCCCATCGTTGAAGGAAAAGAAAATCGTTCTCTCGTGGCTGTTCAGCACGTCAATTCGGAAACCGGGACGATCCAGAACATCGAGGCGATAGCCGAAGTGGTTCGCGACCACGGAGGGCTGCTGCTCGTCGATTGCGCACAGAGCGCTGGGAAAATGCCGCTGCCCGATTGCGATATGGCCATCGTCTCGGCCCACAAGTTCGGTGGACCGATCGGCGTTGGCGCGCTGCTGGTGCGCGACTTCGCGATGCTCAAGCCGAGCGGTGGTCACGAACGCGGATATCGGCGGGGGACCGAGAACCTCCCCGATATTCTCGGCATGGCAGCTGCGCTAGAGGCAGGAGATATCGAGAATTGGGCTACGACAGTCGAGCAGCAATTCGACTTCAAGAACGAGCTTTTCCGACAGGGTGAAGTTCTGCGGATGGGCATGCACTGCTCTCACATCATCGCTGTTGCCCACCCCACGATGAGTGCGCAGGCGCAGCTAATCCGCCTCGACGCCAAGGGCTTTGCCGTCTCGGCGGGAAGCGCGTGTTCCTCGGGCACGCTCAAGAAGAGCCGCGTGCTCGACGCGTTCGGGGTTTCCGACGATGTCGCCGCGCGCACGATCCGCGTCAGCATGGGGTGGAGCACGACGCCCGAGGAACTGGAGGCGTTCGCGCAGGCTTGGGGCAGTCTCACCTGA
- a CDS encoding cysteine desulfurase family protein: protein MIYLDYQATTPLAPEARDAMLAWLGGPDSDTFGNPHSPHRMGRMAAAAVEVAREQVAQLFPPGGQVIFTGSATEAINLAIRGNAAARSGEHIAFSAIEHAAVIDTVKAIGNWTELPVGADGVIAPDVQMPKYVGLLCVMQLNNEIGTIQPIAKMAGRAKETGALLLVDGVQAAGKMALPPEADMIAVSAHKLHGPKGIGALWVRDGLSLIPHVEGGGQEQGLRSGTLSPALCTGFGAAAALAVERQQEDAAHVEELWQVARDVFSGWTLNGSAEQRWHGNLNIRRDGLDVARLMSECREVMFSAGSACASGSGRTSHVLRAIGLSDAQAKSSIRLGWGRYTTREDMQRACSLIIQAAESQA from the coding sequence ATGATCTACCTCGACTACCAGGCCACCACTCCGCTCGCGCCCGAAGCGCGTGACGCGATGCTCGCGTGGCTCGGCGGGCCCGACTCCGACACTTTCGGCAACCCGCACTCGCCCCACCGCATGGGCCGCATGGCGGCCGCAGCGGTCGAGGTGGCGCGCGAGCAGGTGGCGCAGCTCTTCCCGCCCGGAGGGCAGGTGATCTTCACCGGCAGCGCCACAGAGGCGATCAACCTCGCGATCCGGGGCAATGCCGCAGCCCGCTCCGGCGAGCACATCGCCTTCAGCGCGATCGAGCACGCGGCGGTGATCGACACGGTCAAGGCGATCGGCAACTGGACCGAACTGCCGGTCGGCGCGGACGGGGTGATCGCGCCCGACGTCCAAATGCCCAAATATGTCGGTCTGCTCTGCGTGATGCAGCTCAACAACGAGATCGGCACGATCCAGCCCATCGCCAAGATGGCTGGCCGCGCGAAAGAAACCGGCGCGCTGCTGCTGGTTGACGGGGTACAGGCGGCGGGCAAGATGGCCCTCCCGCCAGAGGCCGACATGATCGCGGTCAGCGCGCACAAGCTGCACGGACCCAAGGGGATCGGCGCGCTGTGGGTGCGCGACGGCCTGTCGCTGATCCCGCATGTCGAGGGCGGCGGGCAGGAGCAGGGGCTGCGCTCGGGCACGCTCTCGCCCGCTCTGTGCACCGGGTTCGGCGCGGCGGCGGCGCTGGCAGTGGAACGGCAGCAAGAGGACGCGGCGCATGTCGAAGAGCTGTGGCAGGTCGCCCGCGATGTTTTCTCCGGCTGGACGCTCAACGGCAGTGCGGAGCAGCGCTGGCACGGCAACCTCAACATTCGTCGCGACGGCCTCGACGTCGCCCGGCTGATGAGCGAATGCCGCGAAGTCATGTTCTCCGCCGGGTCCGCCTGCGCCAGCGGATCGGGCCGGACCAGTCATGTGCTGCGCGCCATCGGGCTCAGCGATGCGCAGGCGAAATCCTCGATCCGCCTCGGCTGGGGGCGTTACACCACGCGTGAGGATATGCAGCGCGCGTGCTCACTCATCATTCAAGCGGCGGAGAGCCAGGCATGA
- a CDS encoding 2Fe-2S iron-sulfur cluster-binding protein, with the protein MKVIFHKADGQRVEAEAQAGDVLLRVAQAAGMPLEGTCEGQMACSTCHVLVAKEWFAQLPEASEDEEDMLDLAYGVRPTSRLSCQITLTDALDGMEVTIPADAHDMSGR; encoded by the coding sequence ATGAAGGTCATCTTTCACAAGGCGGACGGGCAGCGGGTCGAGGCGGAGGCGCAGGCGGGCGACGTGCTGCTGCGCGTCGCGCAGGCGGCGGGGATGCCGCTCGAGGGCACCTGCGAGGGGCAGATGGCCTGTTCCACCTGCCACGTGCTGGTCGCCAAGGAATGGTTCGCGCAATTGCCCGAGGCGAGCGAGGACGAGGAAGACATGCTCGACCTCGCCTATGGCGTGCGCCCGACCAGCCGCCTCTCATGCCAGATCACGCTGACCGATGCGCTCGACGGGATGGAGGTCACCATCCCAGCCGATGCGCATGATATGAGCGGGCGCTAG